A window from Myxococcus fulvus encodes these proteins:
- a CDS encoding methyl-accepting chemotaxis protein, whose product MFDNLSITRKLLLAFTTMVVILIGIVMATYSTLNRTAAADVESKQSTEVLMAVRTLEGDLADLETGQRGFLITGDERFLEPYTSARVSFAQNLNHIRELTTDNSRQQERLQEVRDLVQQWQGQHLEATIARRRDVLAGKADLNVLFEEVKGARGKEMADRMRSLLTEVATEESSLQAKRSEDVARLVELLYDTLIFGGALGVVLAALLSFILTRSIVRPLTEAVQVTDQVTGGDLTATISVRGRDETGQMMTGMREMIHRLSGVISEVRGAAGSLSSASTQVAAASQGLSQGTSTQAASVEETTASLEQLNLTISQNAENSRQMEQMAVKGARDAEESGRAVKETVEAMNAIAERISIVEEIAYQTNLLALNAAVEAARAGEHGRGFSVVATEVRKLAERSQKSAKEIGALASSSVRVAERSGQLLTELVPAIRRTAELVQQVTTVSKEQAIGVSQMNRAMVQVDQVTQRNASAAEELSSTAEEMATQAESLLQMMTFFRLADGSGYVGRGMSPPKPPAPRPPSSPARSLFAAAQGPLPASPAPGSNQDFQRF is encoded by the coding sequence GTGTTCGACAACCTGAGCATCACCCGCAAATTGTTGCTGGCCTTCACGACGATGGTGGTCATCCTCATCGGCATCGTGATGGCCACGTACTCGACGCTCAACCGCACGGCGGCGGCGGACGTGGAGAGCAAGCAGAGCACCGAGGTGCTCATGGCCGTGCGGACCCTGGAGGGCGACCTCGCGGACCTGGAGACGGGCCAGCGCGGCTTCCTCATCACCGGCGACGAGCGCTTCCTGGAGCCCTACACCTCGGCGCGCGTCAGCTTCGCGCAGAACCTCAACCACATCCGGGAGCTGACCACGGACAACTCCCGACAGCAGGAGCGGCTCCAGGAGGTCCGGGACCTGGTCCAGCAGTGGCAGGGCCAGCACCTGGAGGCCACCATCGCCCGGCGGCGCGACGTCCTCGCGGGCAAGGCGGACCTGAACGTCCTCTTCGAGGAGGTGAAGGGCGCGCGTGGCAAGGAGATGGCCGACCGGATGCGCTCGCTGCTCACCGAGGTGGCCACCGAGGAGAGCTCGCTGCAGGCGAAGCGCTCGGAGGATGTCGCCCGGCTGGTGGAGCTCTTGTACGACACCCTCATCTTCGGTGGCGCGCTGGGCGTGGTGCTCGCGGCGCTCCTCTCCTTCATCCTCACGCGCAGCATCGTCCGCCCGCTGACCGAGGCCGTGCAGGTGACCGACCAGGTGACCGGCGGTGACTTGACGGCGACCATCTCCGTGCGGGGCAGGGACGAGACGGGGCAGATGATGACGGGCATGCGGGAGATGATCCACCGGCTGTCGGGGGTCATCAGCGAGGTGCGCGGCGCGGCGGGCTCGCTGTCCTCCGCGTCCACCCAGGTGGCCGCCGCCTCGCAGGGGCTGTCCCAGGGCACCAGCACGCAGGCGGCCTCGGTGGAGGAGACCACCGCGAGCCTGGAGCAGCTCAACCTCACCATCAGCCAGAACGCGGAGAACAGCCGGCAGATGGAGCAGATGGCGGTCAAGGGCGCCAGGGACGCGGAGGAGAGCGGGCGCGCGGTGAAGGAGACGGTGGAGGCGATGAACGCCATCGCGGAGCGCATCTCCATCGTCGAGGAGATTGCCTACCAGACGAACCTGCTCGCGCTGAACGCCGCGGTGGAGGCCGCTCGCGCCGGGGAGCATGGCCGGGGCTTCTCGGTGGTGGCCACGGAGGTGCGCAAGCTGGCCGAGCGCAGCCAGAAGTCCGCGAAGGAGATTGGCGCGCTGGCCAGCTCCAGCGTCCGGGTCGCCGAGCGCAGCGGGCAGCTGCTGACGGAGCTGGTGCCGGCCATCCGCCGCACGGCGGAGCTGGTGCAGCAGGTGACGACGGTGTCGAAGGAGCAGGCCATCGGCGTGTCGCAGATGAACCGCGCCATGGTGCAGGTGGACCAGGTCACCCAGCGCAACGCGTCCGCGGCGGAGGAGCTGTCCTCCACGGCCGAGGAGATGGCGACGCAGGCCGAGTCGCTGCTGCAGATGATGACCTTCTTCCGCCTCGCGGACGGCTCGGGGTACGTGGGGCGTGGGATGTCGCCGCCGAAGCCGCCCGCGCCGCGTCCGCCCTCGTCGCCGGCGAGGTCGCTGTTCGCGGCGGCGCAGGGGCCGCTGCCCGCGTCACCGGCGCCTGGGTCGAACCAGGACTTCCAGCGGTTCTAG
- a CDS encoding chemotaxis protein CheA, producing the protein MSADPKGPPPGLGAEWQQVLAIFSEEAEELLSSMEETLIALEARPDDEHLRALFRLAHNLKGSGSSLGFQSLTDYVHGAEDLIQALLDQRLTVGEPWVSLLLSSVDHLRELTRAALAGVDQLGPAHQAQLARLLEGGATGKSSDTSPPPTVVVPFENTPLRSEARAAARGRSLRMDVERLDRIVTLAAELSIARGRMTQFLMEAESSGASWDEALTQQREMDPLFQELQEEVMRVRMVPVGPLFRQHLRTVRDLARAQGKLALLELEGEDVTLDTAVLEALRDPLLHLLRNALDHGIETPAERQAAGKEACGRLRLRAVHEAGGVVVELSDDGRGIQRERVRERARERGLVANPERLRDEEVDRLIFEPGFSTARTVTELSGRGVGMDVVRRDVEAMRGTVAVRTREGHGTTMTLRLPLTLAVIQGFAMGVGDQVYVVPIELVQECLELPISQRTSEEAGMLALRGQPLPYLRLRSVFGLGGAAPGRENVVVLRHPDGIVGLAVDHLQGEGQRVIRPLGRLFQDAPGISGSTILGDGRVGLILDTSTLVRRAIRRAAETPESPFTEAALIPGADARVPSASRASEP; encoded by the coding sequence GTGAGCGCCGACCCGAAGGGCCCCCCTCCAGGCCTGGGCGCGGAGTGGCAGCAGGTGCTGGCCATCTTCTCCGAGGAAGCGGAGGAGCTGCTCTCCTCGATGGAGGAGACCCTCATCGCGCTGGAGGCCCGCCCGGACGACGAGCATTTGCGAGCGCTCTTCCGGCTGGCCCACAACCTCAAGGGCAGCGGCAGCTCGCTCGGCTTCCAGTCGCTGACGGACTACGTGCACGGGGCCGAGGACCTCATCCAGGCCCTGCTCGACCAACGCCTCACGGTGGGCGAGCCCTGGGTCTCCTTGTTGTTGAGCTCGGTGGACCACCTGCGGGAGCTGACGCGGGCCGCGCTGGCGGGCGTGGACCAACTGGGGCCCGCGCACCAGGCGCAGCTGGCGCGGCTGCTCGAGGGCGGGGCCACCGGCAAGTCGAGCGACACGAGCCCTCCTCCCACGGTGGTCGTCCCGTTCGAGAACACCCCGCTCCGGAGCGAGGCCCGCGCGGCGGCGCGGGGCCGCTCGCTGCGCATGGACGTGGAGCGGTTGGACCGCATCGTCACCCTGGCCGCGGAGCTGTCCATCGCGCGGGGGCGCATGACGCAGTTCCTCATGGAGGCGGAGTCCTCCGGCGCGAGCTGGGACGAGGCGCTCACCCAGCAGCGGGAGATGGACCCGCTCTTCCAGGAGCTGCAGGAAGAGGTGATGCGCGTGCGCATGGTCCCCGTCGGCCCGCTGTTCCGGCAGCACCTGCGCACCGTCCGCGACCTGGCCCGGGCGCAGGGGAAGCTGGCGCTGCTGGAGCTGGAGGGCGAGGACGTCACGTTGGACACGGCGGTGCTGGAGGCGCTGCGAGACCCCTTGCTCCACCTGCTGCGCAACGCCCTGGACCACGGCATCGAGACCCCGGCGGAGCGGCAGGCGGCGGGCAAGGAGGCGTGTGGGCGGCTGCGCCTGCGGGCCGTCCACGAGGCGGGGGGCGTCGTCGTGGAGCTGTCGGATGATGGCCGGGGCATCCAGCGCGAGCGCGTCCGCGAGCGCGCCCGGGAGCGGGGCCTGGTGGCCAACCCGGAGCGGCTGCGCGACGAGGAGGTGGACCGGCTCATCTTCGAGCCCGGGTTCTCCACCGCGAGGACGGTGACGGAGCTGTCGGGGCGCGGCGTGGGGATGGACGTGGTCCGCCGCGACGTGGAGGCCATGCGCGGCACGGTGGCCGTGCGGACCCGGGAGGGCCACGGCACCACGATGACGCTGCGGCTGCCCCTCACGCTCGCCGTCATCCAGGGGTTCGCCATGGGCGTGGGCGACCAGGTCTACGTGGTCCCCATCGAGCTGGTGCAGGAGTGCCTGGAGCTGCCCATCTCCCAGCGCACGAGCGAGGAGGCCGGCATGCTGGCGCTGCGGGGCCAGCCCTTGCCCTACCTGCGCCTGCGCAGCGTCTTCGGCCTGGGCGGCGCGGCGCCGGGCCGGGAGAACGTCGTCGTGCTCCGTCACCCGGACGGCATCGTCGGGCTGGCGGTGGACCACCTGCAGGGCGAGGGGCAGCGCGTCATCCGGCCCCTGGGGCGGCTGTTCCAGGACGCCCCCGGCATCTCCGGGTCGACCATCCTCGGAGATGGTCGCGTGGGCCTCATCCTGGACACCTCCACGCTGGTGCGCCGGGCCATCCGCCGCGCCGCCGAAACCCCCGAATCCCCCTTCACCGAGGCCGCGCTCATCCCGGGCGCCGACGCTCGCGTGCCTTCCGCCTCCCGCGCTTCGGAGCCCTGA
- a CDS encoding DNA/RNA non-specific endonuclease, whose product MRILSKLSVAVVSVLWLGGCDAPGPDLGGDDVVRQLEQDFGGPSGLMAFFDSHTEEEIRGALKPYGVGYVLHGEVSEAAIRDCPKYFPSSDRNIWHSFDGEYYFLDTAGRPSRAYKNLPAIVAAPRIDACQTSVGQWGDAENPSNDYDGGHLIGSQLGGWGGRANLVPQDSNFNRGNWVQLENKMAKCGSLPSGRLRYTIGAGYPNTTALIPNTLTMEIRNQTSGASVSLSFSNTDGGGSGGTASRTRGVDWLTGQGCN is encoded by the coding sequence ATGCGCATCCTGAGCAAGCTTTCCGTCGCGGTGGTGTCTGTCTTGTGGCTCGGCGGCTGTGACGCCCCGGGCCCGGACCTGGGCGGTGATGACGTCGTCCGCCAGCTGGAGCAGGACTTCGGTGGGCCCAGTGGCCTGATGGCCTTCTTCGACAGCCACACGGAGGAGGAGATTCGTGGCGCGCTGAAGCCGTACGGCGTCGGCTATGTGCTCCACGGTGAGGTGAGCGAGGCGGCCATCCGGGACTGCCCGAAGTACTTCCCGTCGAGCGACCGGAACATCTGGCACAGCTTCGATGGCGAGTACTACTTCCTGGACACCGCGGGTCGGCCGAGCCGGGCGTACAAGAACCTGCCGGCCATCGTCGCTGCGCCGCGCATCGACGCCTGTCAGACGAGCGTGGGGCAGTGGGGCGACGCGGAGAACCCCAGCAATGACTATGACGGCGGGCACCTCATCGGCTCGCAGCTCGGCGGCTGGGGCGGGCGGGCGAACCTGGTGCCGCAGGACTCCAACTTCAACCGCGGCAACTGGGTGCAGCTCGAGAACAAGATGGCGAAGTGCGGGAGCCTGCCGAGCGGCCGGCTGCGCTACACCATCGGCGCGGGCTACCCGAACACCACGGCGTTGATTCCCAACACCCTGACGATGGAGATCCGGAACCAGACGTCGGGCGCCAGCGTGTCCCTGTCCTTCTCGAACACGGACGGCGGTGGCTCGGGCGGCACGGCGTCGCGGACCCGGGGCGTGGACTGGCTGACCGGCCAGGGCTGCAACTGA
- a CDS encoding DUF4215 domain-containing protein: MRRWIVSLRTWGLGAMLSWCVAACGGAPLEEAPVAPEDMVSAEGVEALTEAAPEASLAWDPYADAVGPGTSAAVLFPNNALGAPDRRAATVLGLLNTALVLDLGQGEEGTGDLRVHYQGLTVALVTQVDFLKADGQVVGSGTLRLVEVGLGTHVAVVRYTGSLPYRFVRLRAVLLAIYQVDAVETSVRPFCGDGIIGGDEVCDDGNQLSGDGCDSVCEVESGYTCSGEPSACVDIDECALGTDTCAPDEVCVNTPGGFECEAPACSPPRIICAEACVDPRTDNNHCGGCGNVCGQGTACTEGVCLGTGNLQFTATWSRNGDADLYVKTPNNKLIFFGNRGPSEQTDFGALDVDDTAGDGPENIFWAQDRTPPSGTYEVCLRVGGFNPPPSPAQPVSYSIRVRRPGQQDLAFSGVATQPVIISNCMAGQPGHVASVVYP; this comes from the coding sequence ATGAGGCGCTGGATTGTTTCGCTGCGGACCTGGGGGTTGGGGGCGATGTTGTCCTGGTGCGTGGCGGCGTGCGGAGGGGCTCCGCTCGAAGAGGCTCCTGTCGCGCCGGAGGACATGGTGTCGGCCGAGGGCGTGGAGGCGTTGACCGAGGCCGCGCCGGAGGCCTCGCTGGCGTGGGACCCGTATGCGGACGCGGTGGGTCCCGGCACCTCGGCCGCGGTGCTCTTCCCGAACAATGCCCTGGGGGCTCCGGACCGACGGGCGGCGACGGTGCTGGGCCTGCTCAACACGGCGTTGGTGCTGGACCTGGGCCAGGGAGAGGAGGGCACGGGGGACCTGCGCGTCCACTACCAGGGCCTGACGGTGGCGCTGGTGACGCAGGTGGACTTCCTGAAGGCGGATGGCCAGGTCGTCGGCTCCGGCACGTTGCGCCTGGTGGAGGTGGGGCTGGGAACGCACGTCGCGGTGGTGCGGTACACGGGCAGCCTGCCCTATCGCTTCGTGCGCCTGCGAGCCGTGCTCCTCGCCATCTATCAGGTGGACGCGGTGGAGACCTCCGTGCGGCCCTTCTGTGGGGATGGAATCATCGGCGGGGACGAAGTCTGTGATGACGGCAACCAGCTCTCCGGAGATGGCTGCGACAGCGTCTGCGAGGTGGAGTCGGGCTACACCTGCTCGGGCGAGCCCAGTGCCTGTGTCGACATCGACGAGTGCGCGCTGGGCACGGACACCTGCGCGCCGGACGAGGTGTGTGTCAACACGCCGGGGGGCTTCGAGTGCGAGGCGCCCGCGTGCAGCCCGCCGCGCATCATCTGCGCCGAGGCGTGCGTGGACCCTCGCACCGACAACAACCACTGCGGCGGCTGCGGCAACGTCTGTGGACAGGGGACGGCGTGCACCGAGGGCGTCTGTCTGGGCACCGGCAACCTCCAGTTCACCGCGACCTGGAGCCGCAATGGCGACGCGGACCTGTACGTGAAGACGCCGAACAACAAGCTCATCTTCTTCGGGAACAGGGGCCCCTCGGAGCAGACGGACTTCGGCGCGCTGGACGTGGACGATACGGCGGGGGATGGCCCGGAGAACATCTTCTGGGCGCAAGACAGGACGCCTCCGAGCGGGACCTACGAGGTCTGTCTCAGGGTGGGGGGCTTCAACCCTCCGCCGAGCCCGGCGCAGCCCGTGAGCTACTCCATCCGCGTGAGGCGCCCAGGTCAGCAGGACCTGGCCTTCAGTGGTGTGGCCACCCAGCCCGTCATCATCTCGAACTGCATGGCAGGCCAGCCCGGCCACGTCGCATCCGTCGTCTATCCGTGA
- a CDS encoding LVIVD repeat-containing protein has product MTRTYRTLGLLLSTLCLASLTGCDEDTPAPPDAGIDSGSDAGHDAGPSEDPDAGPDAGGDAGPYVWDGTYVPLEETGDIDDKGLLAACKYDPRNVPATICNELDRGDLFDLSQCDLTTLGALPQEGIYQAELRGERALTDGGTRIIPSGAGFHLKDDGGTSTLYDNPLLKLDMEGDRFVLQGQQARTQTVMNLTGCETKAPNILTGCFAYCSRGRFSFGGTFEAHRVALQDAEPESSGGLELLSERPVPTGHAVDVHVAKGHAYVVSISFRQEQGGLAVFDVSNPRSPVQTAAISLPGDNFWNSVWAKGDALYVASSASGFIVYDISQPAEPLFVRSVATGGAGGAHTVLVEGNFLYAMDPVSGTFIYELTNPFDPVLRAVIPGGPHDAFVYEGRLYLSDSFDGYAIHDLSNLEDIRELGRFTRPDGYSHHNAVGTFGGKTIAFEGGEFNASHVRALDVSDPANIVKIGTYKLRRVTSMHNLILRGNLLYIAWYHEGLRVVDVSNPTQMREVAHHHVFREADPRRADSVFEGLFGVRLPGDGYVYTAESSRGLMIFNEL; this is encoded by the coding sequence GTGACACGCACCTATCGCACCCTAGGGCTCCTTCTCTCGACGTTGTGTCTCGCATCGCTGACGGGTTGCGACGAGGACACGCCCGCCCCGCCCGACGCGGGCATCGATTCGGGCTCCGACGCGGGACACGACGCGGGTCCCTCCGAAGACCCCGACGCGGGGCCGGACGCGGGCGGCGACGCGGGCCCCTATGTCTGGGATGGCACCTACGTCCCGCTCGAGGAGACGGGCGACATCGACGACAAGGGCCTGCTGGCCGCCTGCAAGTACGACCCGAGGAACGTCCCCGCCACCATCTGCAACGAGCTGGACCGGGGCGACCTCTTCGACTTGTCCCAGTGTGACCTGACGACGCTGGGCGCGCTGCCGCAGGAGGGCATCTACCAGGCCGAACTGAGGGGAGAGCGCGCGTTGACGGACGGCGGCACCCGCATCATCCCGTCCGGGGCCGGCTTCCACCTGAAGGACGATGGCGGCACGAGCACCCTGTATGACAATCCCCTGCTCAAGCTCGACATGGAGGGAGACCGCTTCGTGCTGCAGGGCCAGCAGGCCCGGACCCAGACCGTCATGAACCTGACGGGCTGCGAGACGAAGGCGCCCAACATCCTCACCGGCTGCTTCGCGTATTGCTCCCGCGGCCGGTTCTCCTTCGGCGGCACCTTCGAGGCCCACCGCGTGGCGCTCCAGGACGCGGAGCCCGAGTCCTCGGGCGGGCTGGAGCTGCTCTCCGAGCGCCCGGTCCCCACGGGCCACGCCGTGGACGTCCACGTCGCCAAGGGACACGCCTACGTCGTCTCCATCTCCTTCCGGCAGGAGCAGGGGGGACTGGCCGTGTTCGACGTGAGCAACCCGCGCAGCCCGGTGCAGACCGCCGCCATCAGCCTGCCCGGGGACAACTTCTGGAACAGCGTGTGGGCCAAGGGCGACGCGCTCTACGTCGCGAGCAGCGCCTCGGGCTTCATCGTCTACGACATCTCCCAGCCCGCCGAGCCGCTCTTCGTGCGCAGCGTGGCCACGGGTGGCGCGGGAGGCGCGCACACGGTGCTGGTCGAGGGCAACTTCCTCTACGCCATGGACCCCGTCTCCGGGACCTTCATCTACGAGCTGACCAACCCCTTCGACCCGGTGCTGCGCGCCGTCATCCCGGGCGGCCCCCATGACGCCTTCGTCTACGAGGGGCGCCTGTACCTGAGCGACTCCTTCGACGGCTACGCCATCCACGACCTCTCCAACCTGGAGGACATCCGTGAGCTGGGCCGCTTCACCCGTCCGGATGGCTACTCGCACCACAACGCGGTGGGCACCTTCGGCGGGAAGACCATCGCCTTCGAGGGCGGCGAGTTCAACGCCTCGCACGTGCGCGCGCTCGACGTCAGCGACCCCGCGAACATCGTGAAGATCGGCACCTACAAGCTGCGGCGGGTCACCTCCATGCACAACCTCATCCTGCGCGGCAACCTGCTGTACATCGCGTGGTACCACGAGGGCCTGCGCGTGGTGGACGTCTCCAACCCCACCCAGATGCGCGAGGTGGCGCACCACCACGTCTTCCGGGAGGCGGACCCGCGCCGGGCGGACAGCGTCTTCGAGGGGCTGTTCGGCGTGCGCCTGCCGGGCGACGGCTACGTCTACACCGCCGAGTCCTCCCGCGGGCTGATGATCTTCAACGAGCTGTGA
- a CDS encoding chemotaxis protein CheW: MSDSIEKSGRSNYLSFMLAGEEYGVGILRVREIIEHRPITRVPGMPAAVQGVINLRGSVVPVVDLAVKFGLPPRPITRWTCFVIVEVSLDGRQSAMGLLADSVSEVLELGPEDIEQPPAFGTRVRLDFLLGLGRHEDTFIMLLDLDRLLSVAELLSLETASAEQAAGAEALNTPVPVVAAEPGPDEASGNG, translated from the coding sequence ATGAGCGACTCCATCGAGAAGTCCGGCCGGTCCAACTACCTGAGCTTCATGCTCGCGGGCGAGGAGTACGGCGTCGGCATCCTGCGGGTGCGGGAGATCATCGAGCACCGCCCCATCACCCGGGTGCCGGGCATGCCCGCCGCGGTGCAGGGGGTCATCAACCTGCGAGGCAGCGTGGTGCCGGTGGTGGACCTGGCGGTGAAGTTCGGCCTGCCGCCGAGGCCCATCACCCGGTGGACGTGCTTCGTCATCGTCGAGGTGTCGCTCGACGGGCGGCAGAGCGCCATGGGGCTCTTGGCGGACTCGGTGAGCGAGGTCCTGGAGTTGGGGCCGGAGGACATCGAGCAGCCGCCCGCGTTCGGCACGCGCGTGCGGCTGGACTTCCTCCTGGGGCTGGGGCGACACGAGGACACGTTCATCATGCTGTTGGACCTGGACCGGCTGTTGTCCGTGGCGGAGCTGCTCAGCCTGGAGACGGCCTCCGCCGAGCAGGCCGCCGGGGCCGAGGCGTTGAACACACCCGTCCCCGTCGTCGCCGCCGAGCCTGGCCCGGATGAGGCCTCCGGCAACGGCTGA
- a CDS encoding PQQ-dependent sugar dehydrogenase gives MQTQAGKYTDAGWPRPLALMGVALLLVTGCSTPSAEPSDLAGVRAGAVIQDAHFADSVFVTGLRGPTTMTFAPDGRLFISEKSGALRVVQNGQLLAAPFMTLAVDTGNERGLMGVAFDPNFESNNHLYVYYTSVDGTIHNRVSRFTANGNVVVPGSELVLADLPTLDAANHNGGAVRFGRDDKLYVSVGENAVSSNSQSLNTPLGKMLRFNSDGTIPTDNPFYATATGLAKATWAMGLRNPFTFDFQPGTGVMFINDVGEGGWEEINRGQAGANYGWPMTEGYFTNRPGLTQPFFAYPHGTGTASGNCIAGGAFYNPSVSAFPGAYLGQYFFADYTNDWISRINPTTGAVSLFATGVAGPVDLDVGPDGALYYLARGTGQVGRIAYTAALPPTIAQQPANLLVSAGTPASFTVSASGEQPLTYQWQRNGAAISGATSATYTLSAAQLTDDNARFRVVITNGIGTATSTEAVLTVTSNKPPVATILTPTVGTTYTAATNLLFSGSASDEEDGSLPPSAMTWSIVFHHDTHTHPAMPDTTGIASGDWPIPNIGESSANVWYRVWLTVRDSIGLTHTTYRDVHPVTVPITVSSVPGGLQVLMDGRPVPSPHATTGVVGVLRSVGVESPQFANGKLWAFSSWSDGGAQTHAFTTPSSAVSFTATFTETAGGSCYRIQSERSDKWLAVDGAGKVVASSTAQTGGQIFQLVPVGSRFKLKGTGDTFMTVVANQLSMSGNFTSGESFTQHPCGYGGRTRVGFQAAVGTAPHWKETTPDGPIQSGDGGNGGACNPADGGTWEGFYLEPVACSGGTTGPVCGNGVLESGEQCDDGNTQPGDGCNATCNIESGTAGCVRIQSERSDKWLTVDGTGKVAAISTTQTGGEVFELVTSGTKYKLKAASGAYVAVVADQLTVNATLGTAEAFTRHACGIFGGRNRYGFESSTGTARNWKENTLAAPIQSGNGGNGGICNPADGGSWEGFYVEPATCPVTGG, from the coding sequence ATGCAAACACAGGCAGGCAAGTACACGGACGCAGGGTGGCCCAGGCCGCTCGCGCTCATGGGCGTGGCCCTTCTCCTCGTCACGGGTTGTTCGACGCCTTCGGCGGAGCCCTCGGACCTCGCCGGCGTGAGGGCGGGCGCCGTCATCCAGGACGCCCACTTCGCCGACTCGGTCTTCGTCACCGGCCTGAGGGGTCCGACGACGATGACCTTCGCGCCCGACGGGCGCCTGTTCATCTCGGAGAAGAGCGGAGCGCTGCGCGTGGTCCAGAACGGCCAGCTCCTGGCGGCTCCGTTCATGACGCTCGCGGTGGACACCGGCAACGAGCGCGGGCTGATGGGCGTCGCGTTCGACCCCAACTTCGAGAGCAACAACCATCTGTATGTCTATTACACGTCGGTGGACGGCACCATCCACAACCGGGTCAGCCGCTTCACCGCCAACGGCAACGTGGTGGTGCCCGGCAGCGAGCTGGTGCTCGCCGACCTCCCGACGCTCGACGCGGCCAACCACAACGGCGGCGCGGTGCGCTTCGGGCGCGATGACAAGCTCTACGTCTCCGTGGGCGAGAACGCGGTCTCCTCCAACTCGCAGAGCCTGAACACGCCGCTGGGGAAGATGCTGCGCTTCAACTCGGACGGCACCATCCCCACGGACAACCCGTTCTACGCGACGGCCACGGGGCTGGCGAAGGCGACCTGGGCCATGGGGCTGCGCAATCCCTTCACCTTCGACTTCCAGCCCGGCACGGGGGTCATGTTCATCAACGACGTGGGTGAAGGCGGCTGGGAGGAGATCAACCGCGGCCAGGCCGGGGCCAACTACGGCTGGCCGATGACGGAGGGCTACTTCACGAACCGCCCGGGGCTCACGCAGCCGTTCTTCGCGTACCCGCATGGCACCGGCACGGCCTCCGGCAACTGCATCGCCGGAGGTGCCTTCTACAATCCGAGCGTCTCCGCGTTTCCGGGCGCGTACCTGGGGCAATACTTCTTCGCGGACTACACCAATGACTGGATTTCGCGCATCAACCCGACCACCGGCGCCGTCTCCCTGTTCGCGACGGGCGTCGCGGGCCCGGTGGACCTCGATGTGGGCCCCGACGGCGCGCTCTACTACCTGGCGCGCGGCACGGGTCAGGTGGGCCGCATCGCCTACACGGCCGCGCTGCCGCCGACCATCGCGCAGCAGCCGGCGAACCTCCTGGTCTCCGCGGGCACTCCGGCGAGCTTCACGGTGTCCGCGAGCGGCGAGCAGCCCCTCACCTACCAGTGGCAGCGCAACGGCGCGGCCATCTCCGGCGCCACGTCGGCGACCTATACGCTGAGCGCCGCGCAGCTCACCGACGACAACGCGCGCTTCCGCGTGGTCATCACCAACGGGATTGGGACGGCCACCAGCACGGAGGCCGTGCTGACGGTGACGTCCAACAAGCCGCCGGTGGCCACGATTCTCACGCCGACCGTGGGGACGACTTACACCGCCGCCACGAACCTGTTGTTCTCCGGCTCGGCCAGCGACGAGGAGGATGGCTCGCTGCCGCCGAGCGCGATGACGTGGAGCATCGTGTTCCACCACGACACCCACACGCATCCCGCCATGCCCGACACCACCGGCATCGCGAGCGGTGACTGGCCCATCCCGAACATCGGCGAGAGCTCGGCCAACGTCTGGTACCGGGTGTGGCTCACGGTGCGCGACTCCATCGGCCTCACCCACACGACGTATCGCGACGTGCACCCCGTCACCGTCCCCATCACGGTGAGCAGCGTGCCTGGCGGGCTGCAGGTGTTGATGGACGGCCGCCCCGTCCCCTCGCCCCACGCCACGACGGGCGTGGTCGGCGTGCTCCGCTCGGTGGGCGTCGAGTCCCCGCAGTTCGCGAACGGGAAGCTCTGGGCGTTCTCGTCGTGGTCGGACGGCGGCGCGCAAACCCACGCCTTCACCACGCCCTCCAGCGCGGTCAGCTTCACGGCCACGTTCACGGAGACGGCGGGCGGCAGTTGCTACCGCATCCAGAGCGAGCGCAGCGACAAGTGGCTCGCGGTGGATGGCGCCGGAAAGGTCGTGGCCAGCAGCACGGCGCAGACGGGCGGGCAGATCTTCCAGCTGGTCCCGGTGGGCTCACGGTTCAAGCTCAAGGGGACGGGTGACACGTTCATGACGGTGGTGGCGAACCAGCTGTCGATGAGCGGCAACTTCACCAGCGGGGAGTCGTTCACGCAGCACCCCTGTGGCTATGGCGGGCGCACGCGCGTCGGCTTCCAGGCCGCGGTGGGGACGGCGCCCCACTGGAAGGAGACGACGCCGGATGGGCCCATCCAGAGCGGCGACGGTGGCAACGGCGGCGCCTGCAACCCGGCGGATGGGGGCACATGGGAGGGCTTCTACCTGGAGCCGGTGGCCTGCTCGGGTGGCACCACGGGCCCGGTGTGCGGCAACGGCGTCCTCGAGAGCGGCGAGCAGTGCGACGATGGCAACACCCAGCCGGGTGATGGCTGCAACGCGACGTGCAACATCGAGAGCGGCACCGCGGGCTGCGTGCGCATCCAGAGCGAGCGCAGCGACAAGTGGCTCACGGTGGATGGGACGGGCAAGGTGGCCGCCATCAGCACGACGCAGACGGGTGGCGAGGTGTTCGAGCTCGTCACCAGTGGGACGAAGTACAAGCTCAAGGCGGCGAGCGGCGCCTACGTGGCGGTGGTGGCGGACCAGCTCACCGTGAACGCCACGCTCGGCACCGCGGAGGCGTTCACCCGCCACGCGTGCGGCATCTTCGGCGGCCGCAACCGCTACGGCTTCGAGTCCTCGACGGGCACCGCGCGCAACTGGAAGGAGAACACGCTCGCCGCGCCCATCCAGAGCGGCAACGGCGGTAACGGCGGCATCTGCAATCCCGCCGACGGCGGCTCGTGGGAGGGCTTCTACGTCGAGCCCGCCACCTGTCCGGTGACGGGAGGCTAA